From a single Herbiconiux sp. SALV-R1 genomic region:
- a CDS encoding Lrp/AsnC family transcriptional regulator: MLDELDTAILRELQTDARRTNRDIAAAVGVSPTTALDRTRALRDRGVIRGATLDVDLPAIGRPVQAMIAVRIRPPSRRNIEGFRNWVAALPDTIGVFVTSGTEDFLIHVAVADNDSLYAFVIDRLTERPEVADVRTSVVYEHLRKRRVDPLGP, from the coding sequence ATGCTCGACGAACTTGATACGGCGATCCTCCGCGAACTGCAGACGGATGCACGGCGCACCAACCGCGACATCGCCGCGGCCGTGGGGGTGTCGCCGACGACGGCGCTCGATCGCACGCGGGCGCTGCGTGACCGTGGGGTCATTCGCGGCGCCACCCTCGACGTCGACCTCCCGGCGATCGGTCGGCCGGTGCAGGCGATGATCGCGGTGCGCATTCGTCCGCCGTCGCGGCGCAACATCGAGGGGTTCCGCAACTGGGTGGCGGCGCTGCCCGACACCATCGGAGTGTTCGTGACCTCGGGTACGGAGGACTTCCTCATCCACGTCGCCGTCGCCGACAACGACAGTCTCTACGCCTTCGTCATCGACCGCCTCACCGAACGCCCCGAGGTCGCCGACGTGCGCACCTCTGTGGTCTACGAACACCTTCGCAAGCGCCGCGTCGACCCGCTCGGGCCCTGA
- a CDS encoding DedA family protein has translation MAPADLFGVEAAIQGAGVWGLLIVCAIVFAETGLLIGFFLPGDTLLFFTGLLTYTGAIPVPIALVVAAVALAAFAGDQLGFVIGRRAGPSIFERRDSGFFSRKNVDRTQRFFDRFGGWAVTIARFVAVVRTFAPVAAGVGKMKYSHFIGYNALGAALWSSLIIGIGYALGSIPEVAAVVERYMEWVLIGLVVVTVVSAVIAYLRQRSRARRADATHPVDTDD, from the coding sequence ATGGCTCCTGCGGATCTGTTCGGTGTCGAGGCTGCCATTCAAGGCGCGGGGGTGTGGGGGCTGCTCATCGTGTGCGCGATCGTGTTCGCCGAGACGGGGCTGTTGATCGGGTTCTTCCTCCCGGGCGACACCCTCCTCTTCTTCACGGGACTGCTCACCTACACCGGTGCCATCCCCGTCCCGATCGCTCTCGTCGTCGCCGCGGTCGCGCTCGCCGCCTTCGCCGGCGATCAGCTCGGGTTCGTCATCGGCCGCCGCGCCGGACCTTCGATCTTCGAACGCCGCGACTCCGGCTTCTTCAGCCGCAAGAACGTCGACCGCACCCAGCGCTTCTTCGACCGCTTCGGCGGCTGGGCGGTGACGATCGCGCGTTTCGTGGCGGTCGTGCGCACCTTCGCCCCGGTCGCTGCGGGCGTCGGCAAGATGAAGTATTCGCACTTCATCGGGTACAACGCGCTCGGTGCCGCACTCTGGTCGAGCCTCATCATCGGCATCGGATACGCGCTCGGCTCCATCCCCGAAGTCGCTGCGGTGGTCGAACGGTACATGGAATGGGTGCTCATCGGCCTCGTCGTCGTGACGGTCGTCTCCGCCGTCATCGCCTACCTCCGCCAACGCTCCCGCGCCCGCCGCGCCGACGCCACTCACCCCGTCGACACCGACGACTGA
- a CDS encoding phosphodiester glycosidase family protein gives MRSERRRVRLAPAAGAALLCGFLLLSGTAPAWSLSPSPAAALSATAKADSSPSRSTSPSPSPTPVTPTPADCPTTPVGLATGVVLSCLTDPEGTTLPTVAHVATLDLGTASVAPAVVASNDTIFQAGLDGVVPNEPVSSMVDRTGALLGINGGFFDNDKGPAAGTGSVPETFSGQICGGLVSNGRIVKSPPADPALNVALAVHADGHLSIGSVTFSGTIAANGSSIPLDGINALGVAATQPSCPKALMTGPIEASGVTLLTPDMGDVVLADSPYGTANSDYAIEQPILVSARRDAAVGPDSYVVTGVSRESLGSIPALPDGEVALVSSWPEGGGGSATADWLATELTPGTAFTAAGALSDPTITTLIGAPAPLLLNGQPTDLSGYYVPRSTSRNAETLLGLDSTGTQVTVVVVDDVPGWSSGVTGAEAQAVMLAAGVDSAVLFDGGGSSTLAARLPGTPDPENPCGPGATVVTVQTGENNYPNGCSNQRFVGDALVFVPAEPPTPTPTPDPTPAPAPVPAPPAAGGEGLAATGAPAPTLDLAIGALMLVLGVGLLAARRLRLRTHGPLPSPVRATAASSRWSRPSRGAPRD, from the coding sequence ATGCGCTCCGAGCGTCGCCGAGTCCGGCTCGCCCCTGCCGCCGGGGCCGCCCTCCTCTGCGGCTTCCTGCTCCTCTCGGGCACGGCTCCCGCGTGGTCGCTGTCACCTTCGCCCGCCGCCGCCCTCAGCGCGACCGCGAAAGCGGACTCCAGTCCCAGCCGGAGCACGAGCCCCAGCCCGAGCCCCACCCCCGTCACTCCGACCCCCGCCGACTGCCCCACCACCCCCGTCGGCCTCGCCACCGGGGTCGTGCTCTCGTGCCTCACCGACCCCGAGGGCACGACCCTCCCCACGGTGGCGCACGTGGCGACGCTCGACCTGGGCACCGCATCCGTGGCGCCCGCGGTGGTGGCGAGCAACGACACGATCTTCCAGGCCGGGCTCGACGGGGTCGTGCCGAACGAGCCGGTGTCGTCGATGGTCGATCGAACGGGCGCGTTGCTCGGCATCAACGGCGGGTTCTTCGACAACGACAAGGGTCCGGCTGCCGGCACGGGCTCCGTGCCCGAGACCTTCTCGGGCCAGATCTGCGGCGGACTGGTCTCGAACGGGAGGATCGTGAAGAGCCCGCCCGCCGACCCGGCGCTCAACGTCGCGCTCGCCGTGCACGCCGACGGGCACCTCTCGATCGGCAGCGTCACCTTCAGCGGAACGATCGCCGCGAACGGATCGAGCATCCCGCTCGACGGCATCAACGCCCTCGGCGTCGCCGCCACCCAGCCGAGTTGCCCGAAGGCGCTCATGACCGGGCCGATCGAGGCGAGCGGGGTCACCCTCCTGACGCCCGACATGGGTGACGTCGTGCTCGCCGACAGCCCGTACGGCACCGCGAACTCCGACTACGCGATCGAGCAGCCCATCCTCGTGAGCGCGCGTCGCGACGCGGCTGTGGGCCCCGACTCGTACGTCGTGACCGGGGTCTCGCGCGAGAGTCTCGGCAGCATCCCGGCGCTGCCCGACGGAGAGGTGGCGCTGGTGTCGTCGTGGCCGGAGGGCGGTGGCGGGTCGGCCACGGCCGACTGGCTCGCCACCGAGCTCACCCCGGGCACCGCGTTCACCGCCGCGGGGGCGCTCTCCGACCCCACCATCACGACGCTCATCGGTGCGCCGGCACCGCTCCTCCTGAACGGACAGCCCACCGACCTCTCCGGCTACTACGTGCCGAGGTCGACTTCCCGCAACGCCGAGACCCTCCTCGGCCTCGACAGCACCGGAACGCAGGTGACGGTCGTGGTGGTCGACGACGTGCCCGGCTGGTCGTCGGGCGTCACGGGCGCCGAGGCGCAGGCGGTGATGCTCGCCGCGGGCGTCGACTCGGCCGTGCTCTTCGACGGGGGCGGTTCGAGCACGCTCGCCGCCCGGCTCCCCGGCACGCCCGACCCCGAGAACCCCTGCGGGCCGGGCGCGACGGTCGTCACCGTGCAGACGGGCGAGAACAACTACCCGAACGGATGCTCGAACCAGCGCTTCGTGGGAGACGCGCTGGTCTTCGTGCCCGCGGAGCCGCCGACGCCGACACCGACGCCCGATCCCACTCCGGCCCCCGCACCCGTACCCGCCCCTCCCGCCGCAGGCGGGGAGGGACTCGCGGCGACGGGCGCCCCCGCACCGACGCTCGATCTCGCGATCGGGGCGCTGATGCTGGTGCTCGGCGTCGGCCTCCTCGCCGCGAGGCGCCTGCGCCTCCGCACGCATGGGCCCCTCCCGTCGCCCGTCAGAGCAACCGCAGCTTCTTCACGATGGAGTCGACCGTCGCGCGGGGCCCCACGAGACTGA
- a CDS encoding DUF2000 domain-containing protein codes for MSIDVPAYAPDEIVTGESTRASRLKWVVVVDSELPPGRLANAVACVAAATGEAIAGLLGPGGDDAAGAHHPGLPWAGCTVLGATAERMRTVREKAVAAEGVWLADMPLAAQTTRVYDDYLAMLGATGPEALEVSALSLVGPRATVDSIVKKLRLL; via the coding sequence GTGTCGATCGATGTTCCCGCCTACGCCCCCGACGAGATCGTCACCGGCGAGTCGACCCGCGCCTCGCGGCTGAAGTGGGTGGTCGTCGTCGACTCCGAGCTGCCGCCCGGGCGCCTCGCGAATGCCGTCGCGTGCGTGGCCGCGGCGACGGGCGAGGCCATCGCGGGCCTCCTCGGCCCGGGCGGCGACGACGCGGCCGGCGCCCACCACCCGGGGCTGCCCTGGGCCGGCTGCACCGTGCTCGGCGCCACTGCCGAGCGGATGCGCACCGTGCGCGAGAAGGCAGTCGCCGCTGAGGGTGTGTGGCTCGCCGACATGCCGCTGGCCGCCCAGACCACCCGCGTGTACGACGACTACCTCGCCATGCTCGGCGCGACCGGCCCTGAGGCGCTCGAGGTGTCGGCGCTCAGTCTCGTGGGGCCCCGCGCGACGGTCGACTCCATCGTGAAGAAGCTGCGGTTGCTCTGA
- a CDS encoding VOC family protein: MPVTGPDFVSLQVRDLDASQAFYEQHLGLVRSQAGPPHAVVFETAPIAFALRSEIPGTNLGAAPQPGVGVALWMLATGVDDIHADLVAAGVRIVAEPLDGPFGRTFTFADPDGYHVTLHDRG, from the coding sequence ATGCCCGTCACCGGACCCGACTTCGTCTCGCTCCAAGTACGCGACCTCGACGCCTCCCAGGCGTTCTACGAGCAGCACCTCGGACTCGTGCGCTCGCAGGCCGGCCCGCCGCACGCCGTGGTGTTCGAGACCGCGCCGATCGCGTTCGCCCTGCGTTCGGAGATTCCGGGGACGAACCTCGGCGCCGCACCTCAGCCCGGTGTGGGGGTGGCGCTGTGGATGCTCGCCACCGGCGTCGACGACATTCACGCGGATCTTGTCGCCGCCGGAGTGCGCATCGTGGCGGAGCCCCTCGACGGGCCCTTCGGCCGCACCTTCACGTTCGCCGACCCCGACGGGTACCACGTCACGCTGCACGACCGGGGGTGA
- a CDS encoding phosphatase PAP2 family protein yields the protein MKRSKAGITGAAVLASLALAAAPGAGSAAAAATPATTAPAPSAALAAAAPATAAPAAAPLPPQPDLVTLLDGFTDFWTPDADYPLHGDVVDAEVLATNDQQVSWINTHATPAQQFAALQDAQYGLSPDGYDQSITISTGLGSVLGPLYVQGRQSGALPLTSALLSSTDGSAGAFVSTEAAKEAYSFPRPFLPSQQGASEPGPCDPATVNAASLQANRVGKPYANAEGDLDIVRVAPQLDDTHEFTAADVELDGDYEGLCTSGSFPSGHTTTAYQAGVTLATMLPELAPEILARASENGNDRLVLGVHSPLDIMGGRISGHASIAALWSSPDFVADSILPATAELRSYLEQQCGDTIAACAAEGDPYTNDPYGGSAMPGGTAQIVTDRASAVTVYEERMTYAFAPPGETGLAPAVPAGAENLLLTTFPGLSDEQRASVIAQTEIASGYALDTTPTGNGSWQRVDLAAATSATVQLNADGSVTVVAVGGAATVLPVPTPTPTPTPVPTAGPQPTPGSPSLADTGSGTIVPLGWALAALTAGVAAALAALLGSRRRLATARASVPSTDGDSPDSDSAHPSERRR from the coding sequence ATGAAGCGATCGAAGGCTGGAATCACCGGGGCGGCCGTGCTCGCCTCCCTCGCGCTCGCCGCGGCGCCCGGGGCAGGGTCGGCGGCAGCAGCAGCCACGCCCGCCACCACTGCACCCGCACCCTCGGCGGCGCTCGCCGCCGCCGCCCCGGCAACCGCCGCCCCGGCAGCCGCCCCCCTCCCGCCGCAGCCCGACCTCGTCACCCTCCTCGACGGGTTCACCGACTTCTGGACCCCCGACGCCGACTACCCGTTGCATGGCGACGTGGTCGACGCCGAGGTCTTGGCCACCAACGACCAGCAGGTCTCGTGGATCAACACCCACGCCACCCCCGCCCAGCAGTTCGCGGCCCTCCAGGATGCGCAGTACGGCCTGAGCCCCGACGGCTACGATCAGTCGATCACCATCTCCACCGGGCTCGGGTCGGTGCTCGGTCCGCTCTACGTGCAGGGCCGTCAGAGCGGGGCGCTGCCCCTCACCAGCGCGCTGCTGTCGAGCACCGACGGGTCGGCCGGGGCGTTCGTCTCGACAGAGGCGGCCAAGGAGGCCTACAGCTTTCCGCGACCGTTCCTGCCGAGCCAGCAGGGAGCATCCGAACCGGGACCGTGCGACCCCGCGACCGTGAACGCGGCGTCGTTGCAGGCGAACCGCGTGGGCAAGCCGTACGCGAACGCCGAGGGCGACCTCGACATCGTGCGGGTCGCCCCCCAGCTCGACGACACGCACGAGTTCACTGCGGCCGACGTCGAGCTCGACGGCGATTACGAGGGACTCTGCACCTCGGGCAGCTTCCCGAGCGGCCACACCACGACGGCCTATCAGGCCGGTGTGACGCTGGCGACGATGTTGCCTGAGCTCGCGCCCGAGATCCTCGCGCGGGCCTCCGAGAACGGCAACGACCGGCTCGTGCTGGGGGTGCACTCGCCCCTCGACATCATGGGCGGGCGCATCAGCGGGCACGCCTCCATCGCGGCACTCTGGTCGAGCCCCGACTTCGTGGCCGACAGCATCCTGCCCGCGACCGCCGAGCTGCGCTCCTACCTCGAGCAGCAGTGCGGCGACACCATCGCCGCCTGCGCCGCCGAGGGCGACCCGTACACGAACGACCCCTACGGCGGCAGCGCGATGCCGGGCGGAACGGCGCAGATCGTCACCGACCGCGCCTCCGCTGTGACGGTCTACGAGGAGCGCATGACCTACGCCTTCGCGCCTCCCGGCGAAACCGGCCTGGCACCCGCCGTGCCCGCCGGGGCGGAGAACCTGCTGCTCACGACGTTCCCCGGGCTCAGCGATGAGCAGCGTGCCTCGGTGATCGCGCAGACCGAGATCGCGTCGGGCTACGCCCTCGACACCACCCCGACCGGAAACGGCTCGTGGCAACGCGTCGACCTCGCCGCGGCCACGAGCGCCACCGTGCAGCTGAACGCCGACGGCAGCGTGACGGTGGTCGCCGTCGGCGGCGCGGCGACCGTGCTGCCCGTGCCGACCCCGACCCCGACTCCGACTCCGGTGCCGACCGCGGGCCCGCAGCCGACCCCGGGCTCGCCGTCACTCGCCGACACCGGCTCCGGCACGATCGTTCCCCTCGGCTGGGCCCTCGCCGCTCTCACCGCCGGCGTCGCCGCCGCCCTCGCCGCCCTCCTCGGCTCGCGGCGCCGCCTCGCCACGGCCCGCGCCTCCGTCCCCTCCACCGACGGTGACTCGCCCGACAGCGACTCCGCCCACCCCTCCGAGCGGCGACGGTGA
- a CDS encoding NAD(P)/FAD-dependent oxidoreductase: protein MSGVEAGGEHYDVVIIGGGPAGLSVGLNLVRARRRVLILDSNRPRHSATLVSHGFLTRDGVSPLELRALGREEFAGYPTAEFHQGLVGSLQRDAESGVFSLSSRGVRGSADREVTASVVVLASGLAETLPALPSIRAYYGTSLHSCIECDAFEKSGKPLALIGSTPDLAERALLISQVSDDLIVFTGGADVITDAEEAGLAARGIDVERRELADVVGDRSGLTGVVLADGTTVEREGGFVRPLWSVPLPFAESLDPELDRDADGYVIVDSRGATSIEGLFAAGDITPPGPQQLIVAAGAGARVAAAVNRHLLGPL, encoded by the coding sequence GTGAGCGGCGTGGAGGCGGGTGGCGAGCATTACGACGTCGTCATCATCGGGGGTGGGCCGGCCGGGTTGTCGGTCGGGCTGAACCTGGTGCGGGCGAGGCGACGCGTGCTCATCCTCGACAGCAACCGGCCGAGGCACTCCGCCACACTGGTCTCGCACGGCTTCCTCACGCGCGATGGCGTCTCGCCGCTTGAGCTGCGCGCCTTGGGTCGCGAGGAGTTCGCGGGTTACCCGACCGCCGAGTTCCACCAGGGTCTCGTCGGCTCGCTGCAGCGCGATGCTGAGTCCGGCGTCTTCAGCCTCTCCTCGCGCGGCGTGCGCGGGTCAGCCGACCGCGAGGTCACCGCTTCCGTGGTGGTGCTCGCGAGCGGGCTGGCCGAGACGCTGCCGGCGTTGCCGAGCATCCGTGCCTACTACGGCACGAGCCTTCACAGCTGTATCGAGTGCGACGCGTTCGAGAAGAGCGGCAAGCCGCTCGCCCTCATCGGCTCGACGCCCGATCTCGCCGAGCGCGCCCTGCTCATCTCGCAGGTGAGCGACGACCTCATCGTCTTTACCGGCGGAGCCGACGTCATCACCGACGCCGAGGAGGCGGGCCTCGCCGCCCGCGGCATCGACGTCGAACGGCGCGAGCTCGCCGACGTCGTCGGCGACCGCTCGGGCCTCACCGGCGTCGTCCTCGCCGACGGCACCACCGTCGAGCGCGAGGGCGGCTTCGTGCGCCCGCTCTGGTCGGTACCGTTGCCCTTCGCCGAGTCGCTCGACCCCGAGCTCGACCGAGACGCCGACGGCTACGTCATCGTCGACTCCCGCGGCGCCACCTCGATCGAGGGCCTCTTCGCCGCCGGCGACATCACACCCCCCGGCCCCCAGCAACTCATCGTCGCCGCCGGAGCCGGCGCCCGCGTCGCCGCCGCCGTCAACCGCCACCTCCTCGGCCCCCTGTAA
- a CDS encoding putative glycolipid-binding domain-containing protein yields MHDRARGFTWLDASGTGHDDVAVTIDPSGCTAVGHVIAHDPERFEIFYRVECDAAWRTRFVSVADTLSHRSLDLHVTPDSRWVGDDGEPLPELDGAIDVDISATPFSNTLPVRRLDLEVGESRDIVTAYIDVPSLHVTPDPQRYTRVEPNVYRYESLDSDFVRDVEVDDDGFVLEYPGLFRRLGYDPRRRADAVAASGEHGSAPVRAGGRESDEARVLARLTVVGGTATGLDPVPDTGFGAEGDTARVVAQRATVRRALRAVADPSSSSGEERG; encoded by the coding sequence ATGCACGACCGAGCACGCGGATTCACCTGGCTCGACGCATCCGGAACCGGGCACGACGACGTCGCAGTCACCATCGACCCGAGCGGATGCACCGCCGTCGGCCACGTCATCGCCCACGACCCCGAGCGGTTCGAGATCTTCTATCGGGTCGAGTGCGACGCCGCGTGGCGAACGCGCTTCGTGAGCGTCGCCGACACGCTCTCTCACCGCAGCCTCGACCTGCACGTCACGCCCGACTCGCGCTGGGTCGGCGACGACGGCGAACCGCTCCCCGAACTCGACGGGGCGATCGACGTCGACATCAGCGCGACGCCGTTCAGCAACACGCTCCCGGTGCGCCGCCTCGACCTCGAGGTGGGGGAGTCGCGCGACATCGTCACCGCCTACATCGACGTCCCGTCCCTGCACGTCACGCCCGACCCCCAGCGCTACACCCGCGTCGAGCCGAACGTCTACCGCTACGAATCGCTCGACAGCGACTTCGTGCGCGACGTCGAGGTCGACGACGACGGCTTCGTGCTCGAGTACCCGGGCCTGTTCCGCCGCCTCGGCTACGATCCGCGACGGCGAGCGGATGCGGTGGCTGCGTCGGGTGAGCACGGTTCCGCTCCGGTTCGCGCAGGTGGCCGCGAGAGTGACGAGGCGCGGGTGCTCGCTCGTCTCACCGTGGTGGGCGGCACGGCGACCGGCCTCGATCCGGTTCCCGACACCGGCTTCGGTGCCGAGGGCGACACCGCCCGGGTCGTCGCGCAGCGTGCGACGGTGCGCAGGGCGCTCCGTGCCGTCGCCGACCCGTCGTCGTCGAGCGGCGAGGAGCGCGGCTGA
- a CDS encoding MarR family winged helix-turn-helix transcriptional regulator, with the protein MSQDPAVIDLDTSLGYLLKEASSALRAAMEDVLRPLDMTVTHYSCLELLAQRPGLSNSDLARGVFVTRQSMNVLLQALERDGSVTRPEADRVGKVLPARLTAHGRRQLAKASSAVRDVERRMLAGLTADDQRTAFRILHSMTTSLRSG; encoded by the coding sequence ATGAGTCAAGACCCCGCTGTCATCGACCTCGACACCTCCCTCGGCTACCTCCTCAAGGAGGCCTCGAGCGCCCTGCGCGCCGCCATGGAAGACGTGCTGCGGCCCCTCGACATGACAGTCACCCACTACTCCTGCCTCGAACTGCTGGCCCAGCGCCCCGGACTCTCGAACTCCGACCTCGCCCGCGGCGTCTTCGTCACGCGGCAGTCGATGAACGTGCTCCTGCAGGCGCTCGAGCGCGACGGATCCGTCACCCGCCCCGAGGCGGATCGCGTGGGCAAGGTGCTTCCCGCCCGCCTCACCGCCCACGGCCGCCGTCAGCTCGCGAAGGCGAGCTCGGCAGTGCGCGACGTCGAACGACGGATGCTCGCCGGCCTCACCGCCGACGACCAGCGCACGGCCTTCCGCATCCTGCACTCCATGACCACGTCGCTGCGCTCCGGGTAG